In the genome of Cyclopterus lumpus isolate fCycLum1 chromosome 19, fCycLum1.pri, whole genome shotgun sequence, one region contains:
- the pde6gb gene encoding phosphodiesterase 6G, cGMP-specific, rod, gamma, paralog b isoform X1, producing MNLEPPKAEVKSATRVTGGPATPRKGPPKFKQRQTRQFKSKPPKKGIQGSVATPLLLQTFRDVHACHLGVSLFSGLVTTSREWRAWAQTSRSSAPGRPSTTWS from the exons ATGAACCTCGAGCCGCCCAAAGCTGAGGTGAAGTCGGCCACCCGGGTCACCGGAGGCCCGGCCACTCCGCGCAAAGGCCCGCCCAAGTTCAAGCAGCGGCAGACCCGGCAGTTCAAGAGCAAGCCTCCGAAGAAGGGCATCCAGGGGTCGGTCGCCACTCCTCTCCTTTTACAGACATTCAGAGACGTCCACGCGTGTCATCTCGGTGTTTCTCTCTTCTCAGGTTTGGTGACGACATCCCGGGAATGGAGGGCTTGGGCACAG ACATCACGGTCATCTGCCCCTGGGAGGCCTTCAACCACCTGGAGCTGA
- the pde6gb gene encoding phosphodiesterase 6G, cGMP-specific, rod, gamma, paralog b isoform X2 codes for MNLEPPKAEVKSATRVTGGPATPRKGPPKFKQRQTRQFKSKPPKKGIQGFGDDIPGMEGLGTDITVICPWEAFNHLELNELAKYGII; via the exons ATGAACCTCGAGCCGCCCAAAGCTGAGGTGAAGTCGGCCACCCGGGTCACCGGAGGCCCGGCCACTCCGCGCAAAGGCCCGCCCAAGTTCAAGCAGCGGCAGACCCGGCAGTTCAAGAGCAAGCCTCCGAAGAAGGGCATCCAGGG GTTTGGTGACGACATCCCGGGAATGGAGGGCTTGGGCACAG ACATCACGGTCATCTGCCCCTGGGAGGCCTTCAACCACCTGGAGCTGAACGAGCTGGCCAAGTACGGCATCATCTGA
- the nploc4 gene encoding nuclear protein localization protein 4 homolog, whose product MADVIIIRVQTPDGMRKIASTKRETAAAFLKKVATELGFSANGFSIYLNRNKTEEILSQNKTMSLLKIKHGDMLYLVPTGSSSSPGEVMDTATPHSSSYLPSISSSSSSSISFPSSSSSSSVMPRSFSAPQIQEDEIDQYLTKQDGKIYRNKDPQLCHHGSLGKCVHCVPLEPFDEDYLNHLDPPVKHMSFHAYLRKLTGGADKGKFAALENISCKIKSGCEGHLPWPEGICTKCQPSALTLNRQKYRHVDNIMFENHTTADRFLDFWRKTGSQRMGYLYGRYTEHKDIPLGIRAEVAAIYEPPQNATQNSLELVEDPKAAAVDEIAAKLGLCKVGWIFTDLLSEDTRIGTVRFTRNHDSHYLSAEECITAGYFQNLHSNSCRLSRDGHFGSKFVTVVATGGPDNQVHFEGYQVSNQCMALVKDECLLPCKDAPELGFAKESCSEQYVPDVFYKDKDKFGNDVTFLARPLPVEYLIIDITTTFPKDPQYTFCSTQRFPIENRDILGETQDFKSLSTYLSQCTSTTFLDVVSDFHLLLFLVTNEVMPLGDSIGLLLDAVRTSNEDLAQTWKKSEQWATIEQLCSTVGGQPSSSQSYGAMGGPSAPASSSAMWSCLHCTFMNQPGTEHCEMCSLPRS is encoded by the exons ATGGCGGACGTCATC atcATCAGGGTGCAAACCCCAGATGGGATGAGGAAAATTGCTTCTACCAAGAGGGAGACAGCTGCTGCTTTTCTAAAGAAG GTGGCCACGGAGCTCGGCTTCAGCGCCAACGGGTTTTCTATTTACCTGAACCGCAACAAGACCGAAGAGATCCTGTCCCAGAACAAAACCATGAGCCTGCTGAAGATCAA GCATGGCGACATGCTGTATCTGGTCCCCACAGgatcctcttcctcccccgGGGAGGTCATGGACACCGCCACCCCGCACTCGTCTTCGTACCTAccgtccatctcctcctcctcttcatcctccatttcgttcccctcctcctcctcttcgtcctccgtGATGCCGCGGTCCTTCTCGGCGCCCCAGATCCAGGAGGACGAGATCGATCAGTACCTGACCAAGCAGGACGGCAAGATCTACAGGAACAAAGATCCCCAGCT aTGTCACCACGGTTCCCTCGGGAAGTGTGTGCACTGCGTACCGTTGGAG CCTTTTGACGAAGACTACCTGAATCACCTGGACCCGCCGGTGAAGCACATGTCGTTCCACGCTTACCTCCGGAAGCTGACGGGCGGAGCCGACAA AGGGAAGTTTGCAGCGTTGGAGAACATCAGCTGTAAGATCAAGTCGGGCTGCGAGGGCCACCTGCCGTGGCCGGAGGGCATCTGCACCAAGTGCCAGCCCAGCGCCCTCACGCTGAATAGACAG AAATACCGCCACGTGGACAACATCATGTTTGAGAACCACACCACCGCCGACCGCTTCCTGGACTTCTGGAGGAAGACGGGCAGCCAGAGGATGGGCTACCTGTACGGCCGCTACACGGAGCACAAGGACATCCCGCTGGGCATCAGGGCCGAGGTGGCCGCCATCTACGAGCCGCCGCAG AACGCGACCCAGAACAGcctggagctggtggaggacCCGAAGGCTGCAGCTGTGGACGAAATCGCTGCCAAGCTGGGCCTGTGCAAG GTGGGCTGGATCTTCACTGACCTTCTGTCTGAGGACACGAGGATAGGAACCGTCCGCTTCACCAGAAACCAC GACTCTCACTACCTGAGTGCAGAGGAGTGCATCACAGCCGGATACTTCCAGAACCTTCACTCAAACAGCTGCAGACTCTCTCGAGACGGACATTTTGGCTCCAAGTTTGTGACCGTGGTGGCGACGG GCGGCCCGGACAACCAGGTGCACTTTGAAGGCTACCAGGTGTCCAATCAGTGCATGGCGTTGGTGAAGGACGAGTGCCTGCTGCCCTGCAAAGACGCTCCGGAGCTGGGCTTCGCTAAGGAGTCGTGCTCCGAGCAGTACGTCCCCGACGTCTTCTACAAG GACAAAGACAAGTTTGGGAATGACGTCACGTTTCTAGCTCGGCCTCTTCCTGTGGAGTACCTCATCATAGAC aTAACGACCACTTTCCCAAAGGACCCCCAGTACACGTTCTGCTCCACACAACGGTTCCCCATCGAGAACCGAGACATCCTGGGAGAGACACAA gacTTCAAAAGCTTATCCACATACCTGTCCCAGTGCACCTCCACGACGTTCCTGGACGTCGTGTCGGACTTCcacctgctcctcttcctcgtcacCAATGAAGTCATGCCCCTGGGA gACAGCATCGGGCTGCTTCTGGATGCCGTGAGGACCTCGAACGAAGATCTGGCTCAGACCTGGAAGAAGTCGGAGCAGTGGGCCACCATCGAGCAGCTGTGCA gcaCCGTGGGCGGGCAGCCGTCCAGCTCCCAGAGCTACGGGGCCATGGGGGGCCCCTCGGCcccggcctcctcctccgccatgTGGTCCTGCCTCCACTGCACCTTCATGAACCAGCCCGGCACGGAGCACTGCGAGATGTGCAGCCTGCCCCGCAGTTAA
- the LOC117749142 gene encoding cytoplasmic dynein 1 intermediate chain 2-like has product MEEAAGTAGSNKVEAKKRQKRNKVRGPGRSGRKNKEKERKKKRGERRGTSAPSVKEDEDEERKGDEEMEEVEDTGSQSEQNVPVEAGGEAGVEAGGEAGRPAERPA; this is encoded by the exons atggaggaggcagcCGGAACCGCTGGATCCAACAAGGTGGAGGCCAAGAAACGGCAGAAAAGAAACAAG GTTCGAGGACCGGGCCGCTCCGGCaggaagaacaaagaaaaagagaggaagaagaagagaggagaaagaagagggacGAGCGCCCCGAGCGTtaaggaggacgaggatgaggagaggaaaggtgacgaagagatggaggaggtggaggacaccggcagccaatcagagcagaacGTCCCCGTAGAGGCCGGCGGAGAGGCCGGCGTAGAGGCCGGCGGAGAGGCCGGC AGGCCGGCGGAGAGGCCGGCGTAG